The following coding sequences lie in one Rissa tridactyla isolate bRisTri1 chromosome Z, bRisTri1.patW.cur.20221130, whole genome shotgun sequence genomic window:
- the LOC128902544 gene encoding basic salivary proline-rich protein 4-like produces the protein MREEKVIASSPATPQGPPSEVGHPAAASRAAPHGSAARPRSAPPHRRLPAARGEGTNTPSPPGPAPSAPWETPPTGGNLLPAARFLLGGDSSAGRPRPLSLCPFPGPPPGGARARAASRPRRRPSASGAACTGAAAGQGSPAASPRPPLSSMLASPGAPHGQKRATAPSPASRAARRWLPPQEPARAARPRAARLGPRSSPPSAENAERAREPSPAPGIQRPPPRGRRRAAGPISSAPPAPSFHLRKPHNSRPAKGRGAMAGLCLPACARPGLPRAAPARDCATRHGELPAAAQGRGLLLRPRRGLGRRSSRWPLAPRSPARWGGLRSNNEGPEPGREGRRENRAGRRSAPPPPLKSCRPPPSRCRSAQPPPPSVGWKPRA, from the coding sequence ATGAGGGAGGAGAAAGTGATAGCAAGCAGCCCTGCAACCCCGCAGGGGCCGCCAAGCGAGGTCGGGCACCCGGCGGCGGCGAGCCGGGCGGCTCCCCACGGCTCGGCAGCGAGGCCGCGCTCCGCGCCGCCCCACCGCaggctccccgccgcccgcggggagGGGACAAACACCCCCTCGCCTCCGGGCCCGGCACCCTCCGCACCCTGGGAAACACCTCCAACAGGGGGAAACTTGCTCCCTGCCGCCCGCTTCCTGCTCGGCGGCGATTCGAGCGCCGGCCGCCCACGGCCGCTCTCCCTCTGCCCGTTCCCggggccccccccggggggggcccGGGCCAGGGCTGCGTCCCGCCCCCGGAGACGGCCCTCCGCTAGCGGCGCGGCCTGCACAGGCGCCGCTGCCGGCCAAGGCTCCCCGGCAGCGTCTCCAAGGCCGCCGCTGTCCTCCATGCTCGCTTCCCCCGGCGCCCCCCATGGCCAGAAGAGAGCCACggccccttctcctgcctcccggGCAGCTCGACGCTGGCTCCCCCCGCAGGAGCCAGCGAGAGCGGCTCGACCACGGGCTGCCCGCCTCGGCCCTCGCAGCTCCCCCCCCTCCGCGGAAAACGCCGAGCGGGCCCGAGAACCCAGCCCCGCGCCGGGCATCCAGCGCCCCCCTCCTCGCGGCCGACGGCGGGCCGCAGGCCCCATCTCCTCAGcaccgcccgccccctccttccaTCTTCGGAAGCCACACAACTCCCGGCCGGCGaaagggagaggagccatggCGGGCCTCTGCCTACCTGCGTGCGCCCGGCCCGGCCTTCCCAGGGCCGCCCCGGCCCGCGACTGCGCTACGCGCCACGGGGAGCTCCCTGCCGCAGCCCAGGGTCGGGGGCTGCTCctgcggccgcggcggggcctgGGCCGCCGCTCCTCCCGCTGGCCGCTGGCTCCTCGCAGCCCCGCGCGGTGGGGTGGGCTCCGTTCGAACAATGAGGGCCCCGAACCGGGTAGGGAGGGGCGCAGGGAGAACCGGGCTGgtcgccgctccgctccgccacCGCCGCTTAAGTCCTGCCGACCGCCGCCATCACGCTGCCGCTCCgctcagcctccccctccctccgTCGGATGGAAACCCCGGGCGTGA